Proteins encoded together in one Salarchaeum sp. JOR-1 window:
- a CDS encoding ABC transporter ATP-binding protein, giving the protein MASVTLSDLRKEYGDLTAVDGLTLDVDDGELLCLLGPSGCGKSTTLRMLGGLETPTDGDVHIGGEPVTDQPPYERDTSMVFQSWALFPHKSVLENVAFGLKMDGVGSGEREERAREILEVVEMSGFADSDPTDLSGGQKQRVALARSLAIEPDVLLLDEPLSNLDKRLREQMQLELRNIHDEVETTFVHVTHDQNEAFTLADSIAIMNDGQIEQVGEPREVYDDPVSLFIEEFLGDTNLVDARVESVTETGVVADTTFDAEIALPTGDAAVAAGDALTVSFRPEDLTVEPASAADGGSAAEPEPATTLTGDVTDVLYRGSSVRFYVEIADTSLFFEQSVGADETFDVGDTVAVSWNPDDLLAFAETGERVGRGGG; this is encoded by the coding sequence ATGGCGTCCGTTACCCTCTCAGACCTCCGCAAGGAGTACGGAGACCTCACGGCCGTGGACGGCCTCACTCTCGACGTGGACGACGGCGAGCTCCTCTGCCTGCTCGGCCCGTCGGGCTGCGGGAAGTCCACGACGCTGCGGATGCTCGGCGGCCTCGAAACGCCGACGGACGGCGACGTGCACATCGGCGGCGAGCCGGTGACCGACCAGCCGCCCTACGAGCGGGACACATCGATGGTGTTCCAGTCGTGGGCGCTGTTCCCGCACAAGAGCGTGCTGGAGAACGTCGCGTTCGGCCTCAAAATGGACGGGGTCGGGAGCGGCGAACGCGAGGAACGCGCCCGCGAGATACTCGAGGTCGTGGAGATGAGCGGCTTCGCGGACAGCGACCCGACCGACCTCTCCGGCGGCCAGAAACAGCGCGTCGCGCTCGCCCGCTCGCTCGCGATCGAGCCCGACGTCCTCCTGCTCGACGAGCCCCTCTCGAACCTCGACAAGCGGCTGCGCGAGCAGATGCAGCTCGAACTCCGGAACATCCACGACGAGGTCGAGACGACGTTCGTCCACGTCACCCACGACCAGAACGAGGCGTTCACGCTCGCCGACAGCATCGCGATCATGAACGACGGCCAGATCGAACAGGTCGGCGAACCCCGCGAGGTGTACGACGATCCGGTGAGCCTGTTCATCGAAGAGTTCCTCGGGGACACGAACCTCGTGGACGCTCGCGTCGAATCCGTCACCGAGACGGGCGTCGTCGCCGACACGACGTTCGACGCCGAGATCGCGCTCCCGACCGGGGACGCCGCCGTCGCGGCGGGCGACGCGCTCACCGTCTCGTTCCGTCCGGAAGACCTGACGGTCGAACCCGCGAGCGCGGCGGACGGCGGGTCGGCCGCCGAGCCGGAGCCGGCGACCACGCTCACCGGCGACGTCACGGACGTCCTGTACCGCGGCTCGTCGGTGCGGTTCTACGTCGAGATCGCGGACACGAGCCTGTTCTTCGAGCAGAGCGTGGGCGCGGACGAGACGTTCGATGTCGGCGACACGGTCGCGGTGTCCTGGAACCCCGACGACCTCCTCGCGTTCGCCGAGACCGGTGAGCGCGTCGGCCGAGGTGGTGGGTAA
- a CDS encoding PotD/PotF family extracellular solute-binding protein, which translates to MSGSSQNEREATPRDTNHSSASRRAFLGAAGAAATTGLAGCTGMLGGGGDSTTTLRVTVWSGNYVERFKKAIKPIFESRFDAELEVLSGWNSLLAKIKSSSGAPPFDVTVACEPIYYNGRKQGLFEPLRYDENIPNIDNVIQHYKDIRPISHGAPVDGAPLAILYNKNLQQPVETWSDFTSPTVKQSSGVGIDSGFWIYPLLGAGVGTDAATGADELYQEQYHDELLTTLEEWPIQGWASSGTDIWQQFQNGIIDAAQWYFDQIYYDIDKHENVEFSMPANNAAWMDNWAVVSGTNKRTLGEEFINMLLDPEVQSKWSEDHPLFFSAKGVDYAGDLGEYVPTTAEEAEKYSIPHWKKVAPYSEKFSNKFTRMQTN; encoded by the coding sequence ATGTCTGGCAGTAGCCAGAACGAGCGAGAAGCCACGCCTCGAGACACGAACCACAGCTCTGCGAGCCGCCGGGCGTTCCTCGGCGCGGCCGGCGCGGCCGCGACAACCGGCCTCGCCGGCTGTACGGGAATGCTCGGTGGCGGCGGCGACAGCACGACCACCCTCCGCGTTACGGTGTGGAGCGGCAACTACGTCGAACGCTTCAAGAAAGCGATCAAACCGATCTTCGAGTCGAGGTTCGACGCCGAACTCGAAGTCCTCTCTGGGTGGAACTCCCTGCTCGCGAAGATCAAGTCCTCGTCGGGCGCCCCGCCGTTCGACGTGACGGTGGCCTGCGAACCCATCTACTACAACGGCCGTAAACAGGGGCTCTTCGAGCCGCTGCGGTACGACGAGAACATCCCGAACATCGACAACGTCATCCAGCACTACAAGGACATCCGTCCCATCTCGCACGGCGCCCCAGTCGACGGTGCGCCGCTCGCGATCCTCTACAACAAGAACCTCCAGCAACCTGTCGAAACCTGGAGCGACTTCACGAGCCCTACGGTGAAGCAGTCCAGCGGCGTCGGCATCGACTCTGGGTTCTGGATCTATCCCCTGCTCGGCGCCGGCGTCGGCACGGACGCCGCGACGGGCGCGGACGAACTCTACCAGGAGCAGTACCACGACGAACTCCTCACCACGCTCGAGGAGTGGCCGATCCAGGGCTGGGCGTCCTCCGGCACCGACATCTGGCAGCAGTTCCAGAACGGCATCATCGACGCCGCCCAGTGGTACTTCGACCAGATCTACTACGACATCGACAAACACGAGAACGTCGAGTTCTCGATGCCCGCGAACAACGCCGCCTGGATGGACAACTGGGCGGTCGTCAGTGGCACGAACAAACGCACGCTCGGCGAAGAGTTCATCAACATGCTCCTCGACCCCGAGGTTCAGAGCAAGTGGTCCGAAGACCACCCGCTGTTCTTCAGCGCGAAGGGCGTCGACTACGCCGGCGACCTCGGGGAGTACGTCCCCACCACCGCCGAGGAAGCGGAGAAGTACTCCATCCCCCACTGGAAGAAAGTCGCGCCCTACTCCGAGAAGTTCTCGAACAAATTCACGCGGATGCAGACGAACTAA
- the dph2 gene encoding diphthamide biosynthesis enzyme Dph2, translating into MSQQERTEGDLRNTGLSLKHDRTWDYELDRIVDAVEERDAEKVGLQFPEGLKRRGPAVTDDLREALPDGVRVMMSGKPCYGACDLDTYLMRRTDVFVHFGHSPMKESEKIIYVPLFSNVDVTPIMQEALDELEEGDVGLVTTAQHMNKFEEMRTWLEERGFTVHTRRGDDRLTNEGQVLGCNYASADIDADQVLYVGGGKFHPLGLAMEHPEKNVVIADPVNNSVSIADQEQFMKQRYASVHKAMDAEKWGVIFCTKIGQGRWDQANQIVENNDNAYLITMDEVTPDRLRNFDMDAFVNTGCPRITTDDGPRFHKPMLTPGEYEIAVGNKPLDELEFDTFHGTW; encoded by the coding sequence ATGAGTCAGCAGGAGCGGACCGAGGGCGACCTCCGGAACACCGGACTCTCCCTGAAGCACGACCGAACGTGGGACTACGAACTCGACCGCATCGTCGATGCCGTCGAGGAGCGCGACGCGGAGAAAGTCGGCCTGCAGTTCCCCGAGGGGCTGAAGCGCCGCGGCCCGGCCGTCACCGACGACCTCCGGGAGGCCCTGCCGGACGGCGTGCGCGTGATGATGTCCGGAAAGCCGTGTTACGGCGCGTGCGACCTCGACACCTATCTCATGCGGCGCACCGACGTGTTCGTTCACTTCGGCCACAGCCCGATGAAGGAGTCGGAGAAGATCATCTACGTCCCGCTCTTCTCGAACGTGGACGTGACGCCGATCATGCAGGAAGCGCTCGACGAACTCGAGGAGGGCGACGTGGGGCTCGTCACGACGGCCCAGCACATGAACAAGTTCGAGGAGATGCGGACGTGGCTCGAAGAGCGCGGGTTCACCGTCCACACCCGCCGGGGCGACGACCGCCTCACCAACGAGGGCCAGGTGCTCGGCTGTAACTACGCGTCCGCGGACATCGACGCCGACCAGGTCTTGTACGTCGGCGGCGGCAAGTTCCACCCGCTCGGGCTGGCGATGGAACACCCCGAGAAGAACGTCGTCATCGCCGACCCCGTGAACAACTCCGTCTCCATCGCCGACCAGGAGCAGTTCATGAAGCAGCGCTACGCGAGCGTGCACAAGGCGATGGACGCCGAGAAGTGGGGCGTCATCTTCTGCACGAAGATCGGTCAGGGACGCTGGGATCAGGCGAACCAGATTGTGGAGAACAACGACAACGCCTACCTCATCACGATGGACGAGGTGACGCCCGACCGGCTGCGGAACTTCGACATGGACGCGTTCGTGAACACGGGCTGTCCCCGCATCACGACCGACGACGGCCCGCGGTTCCACAAGCCGATGCTCACGCCCGGCGAGTACGAGATCGCCGTCGGGAACAAGCCGCTCGACGAACTCGAGTTCGACACCTTCCACGGCACCTGGTGA
- a CDS encoding METTL5 family protein encodes MKRALEQRLQDVEGFRDPRVDLEQYPTPAELAAHVVHLAGLHDDLDRTVLDLGTGTGMFALGAALAAAPRVVGLDVDASALAVARENERRLAPATSVDWVRGDATRPPLSASNATVLMNPPFGAQRGNEHADRRFLDAASRLATVSYSVHNAGSRAFVESFAADAGGEVTHAFRAEFELARQFAFHDTDSKTLDAEVYRISWA; translated from the coding sequence GTGAAACGCGCGCTCGAACAGCGACTCCAGGACGTCGAGGGCTTTCGCGACCCGCGGGTCGACCTCGAACAGTACCCGACGCCCGCCGAACTGGCGGCGCACGTCGTCCACCTCGCCGGCCTCCACGACGACCTCGACCGCACCGTCCTCGATTTAGGGACGGGAACGGGGATGTTCGCGCTCGGCGCGGCGCTCGCGGCCGCCCCGCGCGTCGTCGGCCTCGACGTCGACGCGAGCGCGCTCGCCGTCGCCCGCGAGAACGAACGCCGCCTCGCGCCCGCGACTTCGGTGGACTGGGTTCGCGGGGACGCGACCCGCCCCCCGCTCTCGGCCTCGAACGCGACCGTGCTGATGAACCCGCCGTTCGGCGCGCAGCGCGGGAACGAGCACGCCGACCGCCGATTCCTCGACGCGGCGAGCCGGCTCGCGACGGTCTCCTACTCCGTCCACAACGCCGGGAGCAGGGCGTTCGTCGAGTCGTTCGCGGCCGACGCCGGCGGCGAGGTCACCCACGCCTTCCGCGCCGAGTTCGAACTCGCGCGCCAGTTCGCGTTCCACGACACCGACTCGAAAACGCTCGACGCGGAAGTCTACCGGATCTCCTGGGCCTAG
- a CDS encoding rhomboid family intramembrane serine protease → MVSLPVVVAVSCLLGAAAAGLLSRFAGVRLSDGLLVVAPVVGVLGVGVAAALGAVPVDPALAAALALVLVASFGVVRALDRPRGRWFRRLRARLLFGVPWGSLVSILGVLAFYLFVQGGADGLYSPLTLPFTSWSYTYPLGVLTAPFAHSGYGHLYGNLVGTVVLAPLAEYAFSHFPTERGDGSFSSLRANPYVRAFVLFPLGVALVGLATSVFAWGPVIGFSGVVFAFAAFALVRYPLAVVVALTVRSAVSTLYSALTDPVVVTSAGASYGGPWWAGVAVQGHFLGLTLGVLLGVLVLAKRDRGPSALRLFAGTVLFAASLSLWAWWWYRGPASYVLYRAVGVLFVLAVGWVVATAVRAGRSREPLGWGTDISRRQAGVLLVVVPLAVMAGVAAPINYTTTAGSGLPADAVDVRDYQVAYAETVPNQRVSAIDVSLFGESTSVNASGVIVYSDRRALWTEAVSAGRLAFTGSSTVRVGGIGWEATVTAQRVGWIAQGGGAAYAVYLKPGDGDWRHVYSSEPAMADLTLAGKNVSIVIRDGVFYVALTQGGAVVGTTPIPRSGSSTTLAGIRFRHTNRALVAVFDGTRVTVANEEAYS, encoded by the coding sequence ATGGTGTCGCTCCCCGTCGTCGTCGCGGTCTCCTGCCTGCTCGGCGCGGCCGCCGCGGGCCTTCTCTCCCGGTTCGCGGGCGTCCGTCTCTCGGACGGTCTCCTGGTGGTCGCGCCCGTCGTCGGCGTCCTCGGCGTCGGCGTCGCGGCCGCCCTGGGCGCCGTCCCCGTCGACCCGGCGCTCGCCGCGGCCCTCGCGCTCGTGCTAGTCGCGTCGTTCGGCGTGGTGCGCGCGCTCGACCGACCCCGCGGCCGGTGGTTCCGCCGCCTCCGCGCGCGCCTCCTGTTCGGGGTTCCGTGGGGGTCGCTCGTGTCGATTCTCGGCGTGCTCGCGTTCTACCTGTTCGTGCAGGGCGGCGCGGACGGCCTCTACTCCCCGCTCACCCTCCCGTTCACGTCGTGGTCGTACACGTACCCGCTGGGCGTGCTCACCGCGCCGTTCGCGCACTCTGGCTACGGCCACCTCTACGGCAACCTCGTGGGAACGGTCGTGCTCGCGCCGCTCGCGGAGTACGCGTTCAGCCACTTCCCGACCGAGCGCGGCGACGGCAGTTTCTCGTCGCTCCGCGCGAACCCCTACGTGCGCGCGTTCGTCCTGTTCCCGCTCGGCGTCGCCCTCGTCGGCCTCGCGACGAGCGTGTTCGCGTGGGGGCCGGTCATCGGGTTCTCCGGCGTGGTGTTCGCGTTCGCGGCGTTCGCGCTCGTTCGCTACCCGCTCGCGGTCGTCGTCGCGCTCACTGTCCGCAGCGCCGTCTCCACGCTCTACAGCGCGCTCACCGATCCCGTCGTCGTCACGTCCGCCGGCGCCTCCTACGGCGGGCCGTGGTGGGCGGGCGTCGCCGTGCAGGGCCACTTCCTCGGGCTGACGCTCGGCGTCCTCCTCGGAGTGCTCGTGCTCGCGAAACGCGACCGCGGGCCGTCCGCCCTCCGCCTGTTCGCCGGAACCGTGCTGTTCGCGGCGTCGCTGTCCCTGTGGGCGTGGTGGTGGTACCGCGGCCCCGCCTCCTACGTCCTCTACCGCGCCGTCGGCGTGCTCTTCGTCCTCGCCGTCGGCTGGGTCGTCGCCACCGCGGTCCGCGCGGGCCGGTCGCGCGAACCGCTCGGCTGGGGCACCGACATCTCCCGGCGGCAGGCCGGGGTTCTCCTCGTCGTCGTCCCCCTCGCCGTGATGGCGGGCGTCGCCGCGCCCATCAACTACACGACGACCGCCGGGAGCGGGCTGCCCGCCGACGCGGTCGACGTCCGTGACTACCAGGTCGCGTACGCGGAGACCGTCCCGAACCAGCGCGTGAGCGCCATCGACGTGTCGCTGTTCGGCGAGTCCACGAGCGTGAACGCGAGCGGCGTCATCGTCTACAGCGACCGCCGCGCGCTGTGGACGGAAGCCGTCTCCGCGGGCCGCCTCGCGTTCACGGGGTCGAGTACGGTTCGCGTCGGCGGTATCGGCTGGGAGGCGACTGTGACAGCGCAGCGCGTCGGCTGGATAGCGCAGGGCGGCGGCGCGGCGTACGCCGTCTACCTGAAGCCCGGTGACGGCGACTGGCGGCACGTCTACTCGTCGGAACCCGCGATGGCCGACCTGACGCTCGCCGGGAAGAACGTCAGCATCGTCATCCGCGACGGCGTCTTCTACGTCGCGCTCACGCAGGGGGGCGCGGTTGTCGGCACCACGCCCATCCCGCGCTCGGGGAGTTCGACGACACTCGCGGGCATACGCTTCAGGCACACGAACCGCGCGCTGGTCGCGGTATTCGACGGGACGCGCGTGACGGTCGCGAACGAGGAGGCGTACAGCTAG
- a CDS encoding DNA-directed RNA polymerase subunit L yields MDLRVVEQSESELVIEIGGEDHTFMNVLKGALLELDSVAAATYDQNPEQSGGQTEPLLSLKTEDGEDPLDALEEGAGRVDEQLTEFQTAYESAAQ; encoded by the coding sequence ATGGATTTGCGGGTTGTCGAACAATCGGAGTCCGAGCTCGTGATAGAGATCGGGGGCGAAGACCACACGTTCATGAACGTCCTCAAGGGCGCGCTCCTCGAACTGGACAGCGTCGCCGCGGCGACGTACGACCAGAACCCCGAGCAGTCAGGCGGCCAGACCGAACCCCTTCTGTCACTGAAGACGGAGGACGGCGAGGATCCGCTGGACGCTCTGGAGGAAGGTGCGGGGCGCGTGGACGAACAGCTCACCGAGTTCCAGACGGCGTACGAATCCGCGGCGCAGTAA
- a CDS encoding UPF0058 family protein: MHKDELLDLHEQLVEIKDDIRDYDQINEEAFDAYEQLDVDPSHVHKSKSEHKHAVFVLGNALANAMSEDEFSNAGRLSKRMEELADDAGSKL, encoded by the coding sequence ATGCACAAAGACGAACTGCTCGACCTCCACGAACAGCTGGTCGAAATCAAGGACGACATCCGCGATTACGACCAGATCAACGAGGAAGCGTTCGACGCGTACGAGCAACTCGACGTCGACCCGAGCCACGTCCACAAGTCCAAGAGCGAGCACAAGCACGCCGTGTTCGTCCTCGGGAACGCGCTCGCGAACGCGATGAGCGAAGACGAGTTCTCGAACGCCGGCCGCCTCTCCAAGCGCATGGAGGAACTCGCGGACGACGCCGGCTCAAAACTCTGA
- a CDS encoding cell surface protein translates to MPTVELNIPDHIEMQIAQLVEQGEFMSREEAIEDLLSAGIRAYKTSGPMDDDAGLEDEGMMGHEDEYVF, encoded by the coding sequence ATGCCGACAGTGGAGCTAAACATCCCCGACCACATCGAAATGCAGATCGCCCAGCTCGTCGAACAGGGCGAGTTCATGAGCCGCGAGGAAGCCATCGAAGACCTCCTCTCGGCGGGAATCCGCGCGTACAAGACCAGCGGCCCGATGGACGACGACGCCGGCCTCGAAGACGAGGGCATGATGGGCCACGAGGACGAGTACGTCTTCTAG
- a CDS encoding sulfite oxidase-like oxidoreductase: MSVTDVTDLHEEFDGERLPPGQRETSKFPVLSKGSTPTYDPDDWTFTVTGAVENDLSLSMDEFQALPSETQRQDFHCVTGWSKFDCDFTGVTFPTLMDAAGVQSDAVHVMFHALDGYTTNLPLDQCAREEVMFAWGYDGDDLPREHGGPLRVVTPHRYAYKGAKWVDGVEFLTEPERGYWEKRGYSNTANPWNEERYS, from the coding sequence ATGAGCGTCACGGACGTCACGGACCTCCACGAGGAGTTCGACGGGGAGCGCCTCCCACCCGGACAGCGGGAGACGAGCAAGTTCCCCGTGCTCTCGAAGGGCAGCACGCCGACCTACGACCCCGACGACTGGACGTTCACCGTCACCGGCGCGGTCGAAAACGACCTCTCGCTCTCCATGGACGAGTTCCAGGCTCTCCCGAGCGAGACCCAGCGCCAGGATTTTCATTGTGTCACCGGCTGGTCGAAGTTCGACTGCGACTTCACGGGCGTCACCTTCCCCACCCTGATGGACGCCGCGGGCGTCCAGTCCGACGCCGTCCACGTCATGTTCCACGCCCTCGACGGCTACACCACCAACCTCCCGCTCGACCAGTGCGCGCGCGAGGAAGTCATGTTCGCCTGGGGGTACGACGGCGACGACCTCCCCCGCGAACACGGCGGCCCGCTCCGCGTCGTCACCCCCCACCGCTACGCCTACAAGGGCGCAAAGTGGGTGGACGGCGTCGAATTCCTCACCGAACCCGAGCGCGGCTACTGGGAGAAACGCGGCTACTCGAACACCGCGAACCCCTGGAACGAAGAGCGGTACAGTTGA
- a CDS encoding cobalamin-independent methionine synthase II family protein produces MVDDRIPTTHIGSLPRPPDLLDLLKKREDGEDVDPDEWEAATTDATHEVVRRQADVGIDSANNGEQPRVSFNWYVKNRLSGIDGTEEQELWADLQDYPEYAEETFKTDVINLAEHPVVTGPLEYTGYEEAEAEIAEFEAALDDVDADFSNTFLTSASPSVVTATHVDDYYGDYEEYLFAAADAMQEEYELVADAGFTLQIDAPELLTVGQTAAYADSSLAEIKDATRLHVEALNEALENVPEEQVRLHTCWGSYEGPGHLDTPLAEMLPVLYEADITGLSVEQANPRHQHEYRAFAEHPVPDGWTLIPGVVDVKTNIIDHPETIADRIERVADAVPDDTPLVAAPDCGFGTQAGLGMVSPEIAWAKLEALDEGAQIATERIY; encoded by the coding sequence ATGGTAGACGACCGGATTCCGACGACGCACATCGGTAGCCTCCCCCGACCGCCCGACCTCCTCGACCTCCTCAAGAAGCGCGAGGACGGCGAGGACGTCGACCCCGACGAGTGGGAGGCCGCGACAACCGACGCGACCCACGAGGTCGTCCGCCGGCAGGCCGACGTGGGCATCGACAGCGCGAACAACGGCGAACAGCCCCGCGTCTCCTTCAACTGGTACGTGAAGAACCGCCTCAGCGGCATCGACGGCACGGAAGAACAGGAGCTCTGGGCGGACCTCCAGGACTACCCCGAGTACGCCGAGGAGACGTTCAAGACCGACGTCATCAACCTCGCCGAGCATCCGGTCGTCACCGGCCCGCTCGAATACACCGGCTACGAGGAAGCAGAGGCAGAAATCGCGGAGTTCGAGGCCGCGCTCGACGACGTGGACGCCGACTTCTCGAACACCTTCCTCACATCGGCGTCCCCGAGCGTCGTCACCGCCACGCACGTCGACGACTACTACGGCGACTACGAGGAGTACCTGTTCGCCGCCGCCGACGCGATGCAGGAGGAGTACGAACTCGTCGCCGACGCCGGGTTCACGCTCCAGATCGACGCGCCCGAACTCCTCACCGTCGGCCAGACCGCCGCGTACGCCGACTCCTCACTGGCGGAAATCAAGGACGCCACCCGCCTGCACGTCGAGGCGCTGAACGAAGCGCTCGAAAACGTCCCCGAAGAACAGGTGCGCCTCCACACCTGTTGGGGGAGCTACGAGGGCCCCGGCCACCTCGACACGCCGCTCGCCGAGATGCTGCCCGTCCTCTACGAGGCCGACATCACGGGCCTGAGCGTCGAACAGGCGAACCCCCGCCACCAGCACGAGTACCGCGCGTTCGCCGAACACCCCGTTCCCGACGGCTGGACGCTCATCCCCGGCGTCGTCGACGTGAAGACGAACATCATCGACCACCCCGAAACCATCGCAGACAGGATAGAGCGCGTCGCCGACGCCGTCCCCGACGACACGCCGCTCGTCGCCGCGCCCGACTGCGGCTTCGGCACACAGGCCGGCCTCGGCATGGTCAGCCCCGAAATCGCGTGGGCGAAACTGGAGGCGCTCGACGAGGGCGCACAGATAGCGACAGAACGTATCTACTGA
- a CDS encoding isochorismate synthase MenF yields the protein MGTRRNAQESVPAGGRLVSRTRRLDDTPLAALVRTAERPHAVWTAPDEPALLARGAAAFVTASGTDRFASVREQAATVFASIDRPDAAPRAARPRFVGGFSFHDRHDATGVWDGFPGAGFVLPHVQFTATGDTTYLTVNEYGADATPASVNRTLDTVAADARDATRGELDAPPGVRETERTTDRETWRDQVEQVVERIDSGDLEKAVLAQSLRAELDGAFSLPDAFDRLGDAYPDCFRFAFRANGGRTFFGATPERLVTRHGGRLETGALASTVPRGDTPAEDDALEADLSSSEKYQHEHQLVADSIRAQLDGHARNVVTGDQQVRKLATVQHLFTPISADTDEHVLDLVAALHPTPAVGGLPPDAALDAIREIETFDRGWYAAPVGWFDANGDGTFAVAIRSAVADDRAATLFAGNGIVADSDPDAEWEEVLLKYRPVLDALE from the coding sequence ATGGGAACTCGGCGCAACGCGCAGGAGTCCGTGCCGGCGGGCGGACGGCTCGTCAGCCGGACCCGCCGACTCGACGACACGCCGCTCGCGGCGCTCGTGCGAACCGCGGAACGCCCGCACGCCGTCTGGACCGCGCCCGACGAACCCGCGCTTCTCGCCCGCGGCGCGGCCGCGTTCGTCACCGCCAGCGGAACCGACCGCTTCGCGTCCGTGCGCGAGCAGGCCGCGACAGTCTTCGCATCCATCGACCGCCCCGATGCCGCGCCACGGGCCGCCCGCCCGCGGTTCGTCGGCGGCTTCTCCTTCCACGACCGCCACGACGCCACCGGCGTCTGGGACGGCTTCCCCGGCGCGGGCTTCGTCCTGCCGCACGTCCAGTTCACCGCCACCGGTGACACGACCTACCTCACCGTGAACGAGTACGGCGCGGACGCCACGCCCGCGTCCGTCAACCGCACGCTCGACACCGTCGCCGCCGACGCCCGGGACGCGACCCGGGGGGAACTCGACGCACCCCCGGGCGTCCGAGAGACGGAGCGCACCACCGACCGCGAGACCTGGCGCGACCAGGTCGAACAGGTCGTCGAACGCATCGACTCCGGCGACCTAGAGAAGGCCGTGCTCGCGCAGTCGCTCCGCGCGGAACTCGACGGCGCGTTCTCGCTCCCCGACGCCTTCGACCGGCTCGGCGACGCCTATCCCGACTGCTTCCGGTTCGCGTTCCGCGCGAACGGCGGCCGGACGTTCTTCGGCGCGACCCCCGAACGCCTCGTCACCCGCCACGGCGGCCGGCTGGAGACCGGCGCGCTCGCCTCCACCGTCCCCCGCGGCGACACGCCCGCCGAGGACGACGCGCTCGAAGCCGACCTCAGCAGCTCGGAGAAATACCAGCACGAACATCAGTTGGTCGCGGACAGCATCCGCGCCCAGCTCGACGGCCACGCGCGGAACGTCGTGACCGGCGACCAGCAGGTACGGAAACTCGCGACCGTCCAGCACCTCTTCACGCCCATCAGCGCCGACACCGACGAACACGTCCTCGACCTCGTGGCCGCACTCCACCCCACGCCCGCCGTCGGCGGCCTCCCGCCGGACGCCGCGCTGGACGCGATCCGGGAGATAGAGACGTTCGATCGCGGCTGGTACGCCGCCCCCGTCGGTTGGTTCGACGCGAACGGGGACGGCACGTTCGCGGTCGCGATTCGCTCCGCCGTCGCGGACGACCGTGCGGCCACGCTGTTCGCGGGTAACGGCATCGTCGCGGACTCCGACCCCGACGCCGAGTGGGAGGAAGTCCTCCTCAAGTACCGGCCGGTGCTGGACGCGCTCGAATGA